One Archangium violaceum genomic window, CTGGCGGCGGCGGTGGCGCTGCTGGTGGCGGCGCTCCATGCCAAGGACGCGTTGAAGGTGACGTCCTTCCCGACGCTGCTCCTGTTCACCACGCTCTTCCGGCTCGCGCTCAACGTGTCATCCACACGGCTGGCGCTCGCGGAGGGACACGCGGGAGAGGTCATCCAGGCCTTTGGCGAGTTCGTGGTGCGGGGCGACTACGTCGTCGGAGCGGTCCTCTTCGCCATCCTCACGCTGGTGCAGTTCCTCGTGGTGGCCAAGGGCGCCGAGCGCGTGGCCGAGGTCTCCGCTCGCTTCACCCTGGACGCGATGCCGGGCAAGCAGATGTCCATCGACGCGGACCTGCGAGCGGGGGCCATCGACCAGACGCAGGCGCGCCGCCGGAGGCGCGATCTGGAGCGCGAGTCCCAGATGTTCGGTGCCATGGATGGCGCGATGAAGTTCGTGAAGGGAGACGTCATCGCCGGTCTGGTCATCGTCGCGGTGAACCTCCTGGGCGGCATCTGCATCGGCATCCTGCAGAACGGGATGACACTGGCCGACGCGGCCGCCACCTACGCCCTCATCGCCATCGGTGACGGTCTGGTGTCGCAGATTCCGTCGCTGTGCATCGCGGTGGCGGCGGGTCTCGTGGTCACGCGCGTGGCCTCGGAGAAGGAGGATGATTCGCTCGGTGCGGAGATCGGCTCGCAACTCTTCGGCGAGGCCAAGGCGCTCTGGGTGGTGGCCGCGCTCTGCGTGGCCCTCGCCGCGATGCCGGGGATGCCTCACCTGACGTTCCTCGGGCTGGGGGCGGCGATGGGGACGCTCGCGCACTCCCTGGCTCAAGTGAAGGCCGCCGCGATGGAGGAGGAATCCGCCGGGGACCGGGCCGACGGCAAAGCCGAAGCCGGTGGGGCGGCGCAGGGGGAGCCGGGCGCGCCACCAGAAAGCGCGGTGGCGCCGGTGGGGGTCGCCCCGCTGACGGTGGACCTGGCGCCAGACCTCACCCCGCTGGCGAAGGAACAGGGTGGCGCGTTCGTGCACCAGGTCCTCAACCGGATGCGGGACGAGGTCTTCTATGAGCTCGGTGTGCGCGTGCCCGGCATGCGGGTGCGGACCGATGCCGCGTACCTGCCGGCGGGTACCTATCGCATCCTGATCGACGAGGTGCCCGCTGGGATGGGACAGGTCGTGCCTGGGGCGCTCTACGCGCTGGCGCAGCCGGAGGAGATGGCCTTCCTGGAGGTGAAGGCGGAGCCCGTGGTGGACCCGTCCACCGGCAAGCCCATCAGCCGCGTGTCGGCGGAGGCACGTGCGCGCCTGGAGATGGCGCAGGTCCCGCTCCGGAGCGCCGGGGAGCTCATCGCCGAGCACCTGCGGAGCGTCATCCGTGCCCGCGTGGCGGGGTTCCTGGGCATCCAGGAGGTGCAGGGACTGCTGGACGGGCTCGAGGCCCAGGCTCCCACGTTGGTGAAGGAAGCACTCCAGAAGGTCCCGTTGCCGCTGCTCACCGAGGTGTTGCGCAAGCTCGTGGAGGAGCAGGTGAGCATCCGGAACATGCGTGCCATCCTCGAGGCCCTGGTGGCCCCCACCACCGAGGGCGATGCCACGGCCCTGGCCGAGCGCTGCCGTCAGGCGCTCTACCGCTACCTCAGCCACAAATTCGCCCCGTCCGGACCGCTCTTCGCCTACCTGGTGGATCCGGACATCGAGGAGACGCTGCGCTCTGGTGGACCTCGCGGGCCAGCACCCGCGCCCGAGCAGGTGGCGGAAATCCTGGAAGGGGTGAAGCGCATCGCCACGGGAGGGCAGACCGTGCTGCTCACGGCCCCAGACGTCCGGCGGACCCTGCGCAAGCTGTGCGAGGGCTCCTTTCCGGACGTCGCGGTGCTCACCTACGGCGAACTGGACATGAACCTGCAGATCCGCCCGCTGGGGCGGCTCTCGCCCGTGGCCCTGGGGCGTTGAGCGGAGGCTAGTAGTTGGAGCCGCTGCCGCTCTTGGGGTCGAAGGAGATGTCGGACTGCGGCGTCTGGGGTGCCGGCCGGTTGACCCGGTCGCGCAGCTCCTTGCCCGTGCGGAAGAGCAGGCCCCGCTTGGGCTTCACGGGGATGATCTGCCCCGTCTTCGGATTGCGCCCCTGGTAGCCCTGGTAGTTCTTCACGTGGAAGGCACCCAGCCCGCGGATCTCGATGTTCTCCCCGCGGCAGAGCGCATCCCTCATGGACTCGAAGATCGTCTCGACCGTGGCCTCGGCCTGTTTCTGCGTCATCCCCTTCTTGGCGACGAGGACGTTGATCAGATCGGACTTGAGCATCGCACGCTCCCGCAAACCGCGTAACCCCTCGGAAACAGGGCGCTTGGCCCGTGGTCGAATCCCGAAACGATAACAGAACGAATCCCGCGTGCAAGCCCCGAGGCCCGCCAACCTCCTGGAAACCTTACGGATTTCCGCTTCCAGTCTCCGCCTGGGTCGTGCTTGGGGCCGGGGCGGGTGTCGCCTGCGCCTCCGCGAGCCCGGGGCGCACCAGGATGGCCAGGTCCAGCCACCGGGTCTGGCGCAGCACATCGAGTCCGGCCCTGTCCGACTCCCGGAAGAAGGCGTCCAGGACTTCGAAACCGGGGGCACGCGGGCTCTTCCGAGCACCGGGCTCTACGGGGTTGTAGACGCCGTGGACGGCGAGCGTCAGGTCGGCCAGGGTCAGCTCCGCCGGGGGACGGGCCGGTAGGAGGCCTCCCCGGCGGTGTCGTTGGATCAGCCCCGCCTGCTCCATGTCGTCCACCACCTCGTGGACGAGCGACTCGGTGACCCGGAGGCGCAGTGCCAGGTCCCGGGGCAGGGGCGGCGTCCCACCGTCGAACCAGACCAGCGTGGTTTCCTGGGCCACCCGGGCCGCCACCAGCTCCCGCGCCCGAGGGTGGGCGCCGAAGGCCCACAGCGAGTCCCGGAAGGTGGCGTGCTCCACCGCGTAGGAGAGGCGGGCTCCGATGAGGATGAGGAGCCAGTCCACATACAGCCACGCGAGGAACATGGGCAGGGCACCCAGCGAGGCGTAGAGCGGGTTGTTGCGGAAGCTGTACGCGGCGGCCTCCGTGTACACGTGCCGCGCCACGCTCCAGGCCATGCCCGCCACCATCCCGCCCGCCAGCGCCGACCGGAAGCGCAGGTGGGTGTTGGGCGTCACGTAGTAGAGCAGGGAGAGCCCCGCCACCGCCGTGAGCGGGGACAGGGCACTGAACAGCAGCTCGAAGAGGCCCAGGAAGAGCGGCGTGTGGGTGGCCTCCAGGAAGGAGCGCACCACGCTCGTTCCCGCGAACGAGATGGCCAGCATCAGGGGCCCCAACAGCAGCAGCCCCGCGTAGATGAGCGCCCGGACCACCCACGGGCGATGGTTCTTCACGCCCCAGATTTCGTTCAGCGAGACGTCGATGTTCTGCAGCAGCGAGCCCGCCGAGACGAGCAGACCGAGGAATCCCGCGCTCCCGATGGCCGTCGTGTTTCCCGGTTCCAGGAACCGCTCGAGGAAGGCCGCTGACTCCTCACGCACGCCAGGGG contains:
- the sctV gene encoding type III secretion system export apparatus subunit SctV, with the translated sequence MNGLVKILSRARESSDVVLAVAMGAVLGALIIPLPPWLLDLGLAINLAAAVALLVAALHAKDALKVTSFPTLLLFTTLFRLALNVSSTRLALAEGHAGEVIQAFGEFVVRGDYVVGAVLFAILTLVQFLVVAKGAERVAEVSARFTLDAMPGKQMSIDADLRAGAIDQTQARRRRRDLERESQMFGAMDGAMKFVKGDVIAGLVIVAVNLLGGICIGILQNGMTLADAAATYALIAIGDGLVSQIPSLCIAVAAGLVVTRVASEKEDDSLGAEIGSQLFGEAKALWVVAALCVALAAMPGMPHLTFLGLGAAMGTLAHSLAQVKAAAMEEESAGDRADGKAEAGGAAQGEPGAPPESAVAPVGVAPLTVDLAPDLTPLAKEQGGAFVHQVLNRMRDEVFYELGVRVPGMRVRTDAAYLPAGTYRILIDEVPAGMGQVVPGALYALAQPEEMAFLEVKAEPVVDPSTGKPISRVSAEARARLEMAQVPLRSAGELIAEHLRSVIRARVAGFLGIQEVQGLLDGLEAQAPTLVKEALQKVPLPLLTEVLRKLVEEQVSIRNMRAILEALVAPTTEGDATALAERCRQALYRYLSHKFAPSGPLFAYLVDPDIEETLRSGGPRGPAPAPEQVAEILEGVKRIATGGQTVLLTAPDVRRTLRKLCEGSFPDVAVLTYGELDMNLQIRPLGRLSPVALGR
- a CDS encoding HU family DNA-binding protein is translated as MLKSDLINVLVAKKGMTQKQAEATVETIFESMRDALCRGENIEIRGLGAFHVKNYQGYQGRNPKTGQIIPVKPKRGLLFRTGKELRDRVNRPAPQTPQSDISFDPKSGSGSNY
- a CDS encoding YhjD/YihY/BrkB family envelope integrity protein, producing MVGILQRLRARALQWARSTWAPLERTRAGRFAADTLLAVRGLARGFLGENIRLRAAALTYISVFSLVPLLTVVLALLGAYHQQTVQQRLREIVFAVLAPGVREESAAFLERFLEPGNTTAIGSAGFLGLLVSAGSLLQNIDVSLNEIWGVKNHRPWVVRALIYAGLLLLGPLMLAISFAGTSVVRSFLEATHTPLFLGLFELLFSALSPLTAVAGLSLLYYVTPNTHLRFRSALAGGMVAGMAWSVARHVYTEAAAYSFRNNPLYASLGALPMFLAWLYVDWLLILIGARLSYAVEHATFRDSLWAFGAHPRARELVAARVAQETTLVWFDGGTPPLPRDLALRLRVTESLVHEVVDDMEQAGLIQRHRRGGLLPARPPAELTLADLTLAVHGVYNPVEPGARKSPRAPGFEVLDAFFRESDRAGLDVLRQTRWLDLAILVRPGLAEAQATPAPAPSTTQAETGSGNP